Proteins co-encoded in one Prunus persica cultivar Lovell chromosome G6, Prunus_persica_NCBIv2, whole genome shotgun sequence genomic window:
- the LOC18774818 gene encoding uncharacterized protein LOC18774818, whose product MAVSFTRFSWCWWGGKEKEPANNGSSLNSSFECGFGGLREPGTVQFPSVMGTKMASSPRKVKRKWQSREERRIDREYDVVIVPSDGGGCLSGSESDDSDWSIGWLEPHGPGFQSDDKSDNSFAVLVPCYSPGCKEVVEGSNNELLSAIKNLPDDFSSDCKNYMEQWLSSLQNFDA is encoded by the exons atggcAGTCTCTTTCACTCGTTTTTCATGGTGTTGGTGGGgtgggaaagagaaagagccTGCTAATAATGGGTCTTCTCTAAATTCTTCTTTTGAGTGTGGTTTTGGTGGTCTGAGGGAACCTGGAACTGTCCAATTCCCTTCAGTTATGGGCACGAAAATGGCCTCGTCTCCGAGAAAGGTTAAGAGGAAGTGGCAGAGTAGAGAAGAGAGGAGGATTGATAGGGAGTATGATGTTGTTATTGTGCCATCGGATGGTGGAGGCTGTTTGTCAGGGTCTGAATCCGATGACTCGGACTGGTCCATAGGATGGTTGGAGCCTCATGGCCCTGGTTTCCAGAGTGATGATAAATCGGATAATAGTTTTGCAGTGCTGGTCCCTTGCTACAGCCCTGGTTGCAAGGAGGTGGTGGAGGGTTCTAATAATGAGCTTTTGAGTGCCATCAAGAACCTCCCAGATGACTTCTCTTCTG ATTGCAAGAACTATATGGAACAGTGgctttcttctcttcagaACTTTGACGCCTAA